One Pseudanabaena sp. FACHB-2040 genomic window carries:
- a CDS encoding spermidine/putrescine ABC transporter substrate-binding protein, translating into MAEFESQLGRRLPGVRTGRRHFLKLSAGALSGLMLSNCRRGLSDVQAGGDGRSDLLEIYSWAAYTDDEVIRAFQDQTGIEVRVTLYDSNETMLAKLQAGGGGNFSIVYPSDYMVQEMIGLDMLASLDKSQIQGLDNLLNNWVNPGYDPDNTHSVPFAWGTTGLVYNRQSLNPPPTDWDYLWQSRADLTRQVTLLNDVREVMGAALKSLGYSYNSTNPQEIEAAYQRLVEIRPTLASFTTDAWQDQILAGDLAVAMGYSSDAIAVREDDPDLVYIVPDSGASLWTDTMAILKTAPNPEAAYAWINFQLDPQNAARNVEKFNFATPVRPAIELLPPELQANQNLFPSEEVLSRCESIAPVGDAVDLYDRYWTMLTSA; encoded by the coding sequence ATGGCAGAATTTGAGTCTCAGCTAGGACGTCGTCTTCCTGGTGTGCGCACGGGGCGTCGTCACTTCCTGAAGCTTTCGGCAGGGGCCCTGTCTGGGCTTATGCTGTCCAACTGCCGACGGGGGCTGTCGGATGTGCAGGCTGGTGGAGATGGGCGCTCGGATCTCCTAGAAATCTATTCTTGGGCTGCTTATACCGACGATGAGGTGATCCGGGCGTTTCAGGATCAGACCGGCATTGAGGTGAGGGTGACGCTTTACGACTCCAATGAGACCATGTTGGCCAAGCTTCAGGCTGGCGGCGGTGGTAACTTCAGCATTGTCTACCCCTCTGACTACATGGTGCAGGAGATGATCGGCCTAGATATGCTGGCATCGCTCGATAAGAGCCAGATTCAAGGGCTGGACAATCTGTTGAACAACTGGGTCAACCCCGGTTATGACCCAGACAATACCCACAGCGTTCCTTTTGCCTGGGGCACCACTGGGCTAGTTTACAACCGCCAGTCGTTGAACCCTCCGCCGACGGATTGGGATTACCTGTGGCAGAGTCGGGCCGATTTGACCCGTCAGGTGACGCTGCTAAACGATGTGCGAGAGGTGATGGGAGCCGCGCTTAAGTCCTTAGGCTATTCCTACAACTCCACTAATCCGCAAGAAATTGAAGCAGCCTATCAAAGGCTAGTGGAAATTAGGCCAACGCTGGCCTCGTTCACCACGGATGCCTGGCAAGATCAGATTTTGGCTGGGGATCTTGCGGTGGCGATGGGCTATTCCTCAGATGCGATCGCAGTCCGTGAGGACGACCCTGATCTGGTCTACATCGTGCCCGATAGCGGCGCTTCGCTCTGGACCGATACGATGGCCATCCTTAAAACTGCGCCCAACCCCGAAGCTGCCTACGCCTGGATCAACTTCCAGCTTGATCCGCAAAATGCGGCTCGCAACGTAGAAAAGTTTAACTTTGCTACCCCCGTCAGGCCGGCCATTGAGCTGCTGCCGCCGGAACTGCAGGCCAACCAAAACCTTTTTCCGTCTGAAGAAGTTTTGAGCCGCTGCGAGTCTATCGCGCCCGTTGGAGATGCCGTCGATCTATACGATCGCTACTGGACTATGCTGACCAGCGCCTAA
- a CDS encoding HEAT repeat domain-containing protein, with protein MYDEDELTTLDPEVEFADPLDQLGPIEEESGPQYDPEEMLPLLESSETQQRMLAARVFCELEDERAIPALIGMLDDVCPLVRVSAAYALGRNTSGAAVEPLVKRLNTDWNGYVRKGVVWALGNSRDGRTLLPLVDALRTDISAVRLWAASALAQMAHVSYEAVIVTIPPLIEALRRDAVAAVRSNCAWSIGQLCRELPSNVVYNTAVDALLETFAEDDDLGVREDARSALLKIGDTRGLQTIEDIEQDGFF; from the coding sequence ATGTATGACGAAGATGAGTTGACAACTCTGGACCCAGAGGTAGAGTTTGCCGATCCTCTAGATCAGCTCGGACCCATTGAGGAAGAGAGTGGGCCGCAGTACGATCCAGAGGAAATGCTGCCGTTGCTAGAGTCTTCTGAGACTCAGCAGCGCATGTTGGCAGCGCGAGTTTTTTGTGAACTAGAAGACGAGCGTGCCATCCCGGCTCTCATTGGCATGTTGGATGATGTGTGTCCTCTAGTCAGGGTCAGTGCTGCCTATGCTCTGGGCCGCAACACTAGCGGCGCTGCCGTTGAGCCGCTGGTTAAACGGCTCAACACTGATTGGAATGGCTACGTGCGTAAAGGCGTTGTGTGGGCCTTGGGCAACAGCCGGGATGGCCGGACCCTGCTGCCGCTAGTAGACGCTCTTCGCACTGACATTTCAGCAGTAAGGCTTTGGGCCGCTAGTGCTCTAGCCCAAATGGCTCATGTCAGCTATGAAGCCGTTATCGTCACCATTCCCCCCCTAATCGAAGCTCTGCGACGCGACGCTGTGGCAGCCGTTCGCAGCAACTGTGCCTGGTCTATTGGCCAGCTCTGTCGGGAACTGCCCTCTAATGTGGTCTACAACACCGCCGTGGATGCCCTGCTAGAGACCTTTGCCGAGGACGACGACCTAGGCGTAAGGGAAGATGCTCGCTCTGCTCTGCTGAAAATAGGCGACACTCGGGGGCTGCAGACCATTGAAGATATTGAGCAAGACGGCTTCTTTTAG
- the gntT gene encoding guanitoxin biosynthesis MATE family efflux transporter GntT, with translation MATAQASFRADFFRLAAANVVSNLMVPLAGIVDTAFLGHLAEIRHLAGVALATVIFNVVYWSFGFLRMGTTGMTAQAQGRSDAAEVRLIALRNGAIALTLGVLILLLQVPIRELGFGLLTAEAAVQQSGYDFFNARVWDAPAVLLNLVLLGWFLGREQGQRVIVLSIVGNASNVVLNYLFINLWGWGSMGAGLGTALSQYLMLAVGLSLVLREGNWAQWRAVVPQIWETQALKGLFRLNRDILIRTFALVISFAMFTQFSSAMGTQVLAANTLLLQGVTLSAYFIDGIAFATESFAGRFYGSRDRTQLSYLLRLGGSTSLALGLAFALALALFPDLLFGLLTSHSDVLIEVRRFVWWLLPCLGMGAIAYLLDGYFLGLTAGHTLRNSTLIAAGLGFLPLAFLAQATASPHLLWLALTSFMSLRAITLGMTVPATLR, from the coding sequence ATGGCAACTGCTCAAGCCTCCTTTCGGGCTGACTTTTTTCGGCTGGCTGCGGCTAATGTTGTCTCTAATCTGATGGTTCCCCTAGCGGGAATTGTAGATACGGCTTTTTTGGGACACCTGGCAGAAATTCGCCATCTGGCAGGGGTGGCGCTGGCCACGGTGATTTTTAACGTGGTCTACTGGAGCTTTGGCTTTTTACGCATGGGCACAACCGGCATGACTGCCCAGGCTCAGGGCCGATCAGATGCTGCCGAGGTGCGGTTGATTGCGTTACGCAATGGTGCGATCGCACTTACCCTAGGGGTGCTGATTTTGCTGCTGCAGGTGCCGATTCGAGAACTAGGGTTTGGTCTATTAACGGCAGAAGCCGCAGTGCAGCAATCGGGCTACGACTTTTTCAATGCCCGCGTTTGGGATGCTCCGGCAGTGCTGCTCAACCTGGTGCTGCTGGGCTGGTTTTTGGGCCGAGAGCAGGGGCAGCGAGTGATTGTTCTGTCGATCGTCGGCAACGCCAGCAATGTTGTCTTGAACTATCTATTTATTAACCTGTGGGGCTGGGGCAGTATGGGGGCTGGGCTGGGCACTGCTCTGAGCCAATATTTAATGCTGGCAGTCGGACTGAGTTTGGTCCTGCGAGAAGGCAATTGGGCCCAATGGCGGGCCGTTGTTCCGCAAATTTGGGAAACTCAAGCGCTGAAGGGACTGTTTCGTCTCAACCGAGATATCTTGATTCGCACTTTTGCCCTGGTCATTAGCTTTGCGATGTTTACCCAATTCAGCTCGGCTATGGGAACGCAGGTTTTGGCTGCCAATACCCTGTTGTTGCAAGGCGTGACCCTGTCTGCCTACTTCATTGACGGCATTGCCTTCGCTACCGAGAGCTTTGCGGGTCGGTTTTACGGCAGCCGCGATCGCACTCAGCTCAGCTACCTGCTCAGACTGGGCGGCAGCACCAGCCTTGCACTGGGGCTGGCCTTTGCGCTAGCCCTGGCGCTGTTTCCAGATCTGCTGTTTGGCCTGTTAACCAGCCACAGCGACGTGCTGATTGAGGTGCGCCGCTTTGTCTGGTGGCTGCTGCCGTGCTTGGGCATGGGTGCGATCGCATATCTGCTCGACGGCTATTTTCTGGGCCTAACCGCCGGTCACACCTTGCGCAACTCAACGCTGATCGCCGCTGGGCTAGGATTTTTGCCGCTGGCATTTTTAGCTCAGGCTACCGCCAGCCCGCACCTGCTCTGGCTGGCGCTGACCAGCTTTATGAGCCTGCGGGCAATTACGCTTGGTATGACGGTTCCAGCGACTTTGCGTTAG
- a CDS encoding dienelactone hydrolase family protein, with the protein MGTDVAGLGYLALPEAGSGAGVIVLQEWWGLVPHIKSVADRFAQAGFVALAPDLYGGEKTTSPDEAGRLMMALNIEKTAQDLENAVDYLLQHDAVVGTKVGVVGFCMGGQLALLAATISDRIGAAIDFYGIHPNVKLNVSQLRAPVLGLFGDQDTFVPLEAVEDLVATVRHAGKPIETHLYSGAGHAFFNDARPEAYNEAAAADAWVRSLDFFHEHLVG; encoded by the coding sequence ATGGGTACAGATGTTGCGGGACTAGGATACTTGGCGCTGCCAGAGGCTGGATCGGGTGCAGGCGTGATAGTGCTGCAGGAATGGTGGGGCTTGGTACCCCACATCAAAAGCGTAGCCGATCGCTTTGCTCAGGCCGGTTTTGTCGCCCTAGCCCCAGATCTATACGGTGGGGAGAAAACGACTTCACCCGATGAGGCCGGACGACTAATGATGGCCCTAAACATTGAGAAAACAGCTCAAGATTTAGAAAATGCGGTTGACTATCTGCTGCAGCATGATGCTGTTGTTGGAACGAAGGTGGGTGTGGTCGGCTTCTGTATGGGTGGGCAACTGGCTCTGCTAGCAGCGACCATAAGCGATCGCATTGGCGCTGCCATCGACTTCTACGGCATTCATCCCAACGTTAAGCTGAATGTCTCTCAGCTCAGGGCTCCGGTGCTGGGTCTTTTTGGCGATCAAGATACGTTTGTGCCGCTAGAAGCGGTGGAAGATTTGGTTGCGACGGTGCGTCATGCGGGCAAACCTATTGAAACCCACCTGTACTCGGGCGCTGGCCATGCCTTCTTCAACGACGCTCGGCCAGAAGCGTATAACGAGGCGGCAGCGGCTGATGCGTGGGTGCGATCGCTCGACTTTTTTCACGAGCATCTGGTGGGTTGA